The sequence AGATGGTGCCGGCGACCTTGGCGGCGGCCACGAACTGCGCGGCCACGATGCCGGTCCAGCCGGCTGCCACGACCACGGCGGCCACCTTGCGCATCCACGGTCCGGCCACCCGTTCGGCGAGGTCGGGCAGGGTGCTGGTCCCCAGCGCGCGCACCTTGTCGGAAAGGAAAAAGCCCTGCATTACCAGCCCAACGGCGCCGACGCCGAGCCACCAGAAGGCCGGGAATCCGGTGCCGTAAGCCATGCCCACCACACCCATGGTGGAGCTGGCGCCCACCACGGAGGCCAGAATGGAAAGCGTCACCACGGGCGCGGATTTGCTTCTGCCCGCAAGTACGTAGTCGTCCCAGTTGCCGGAGCGTCGCCAGTCGAAAATGCCGATGCCCGCCAGAATCGCGAGATAGATGATGAGGGTTTCCATAGCCGATAGGCAATAGCGTCATCCTCTCTGGCGAATCAAGCATAAAATGCTTGTTTTATTGAAGGTCGATGGACTGTGCGGGAATGGTCAATCCTTGCAGAATCGCATGGTGCCTATTTGTTGAAGGGGGTTGGGTCAGGGCTATATCGGCAGGAAAGTCGATTTGGCGCGGTTTTCGGGGCCGAGGATTATTGATCCGCCGAAATCCTTGCATTCAAACGCCGCTGAACCTATACACTAGGGCATGGCTAGCAAGAAGAAACCACAACCGCGGATGCTGTTCGCCGACAAGGACGGACAGATATACGATCACCCTGACCTTCTGCTGCTGTGCAGGCGCGGCGACGAGTTCGGCCTGCCCAGACCCGACGAGATCATTCCACTTCCCGAAGAAAGCGAATTTTTCATGCTGCCGGGCCGTCACGCCATGGGCTACAACGCCGAGAGCGGGTCCGTGGAAGTGATGGAAGATCTGGCGGTGGCGGCGTTCGCCTGCCCCGCGCACACCGTCACCGGGGTCAGCGCCTACGAGAGCGACGAGGACGCCCCGGCGCTGCCTCTGCTTTCCTATGCGGCCATCGGCTATGCCGACGGCCGTTTTTGGATTTGTGCCAAGAAGGTGGACGAGGACCAGCGGCAGGTCTTTTCGAAGATCGCTCCGGACCGCGTCGAGGCGGGTGCGCATCAGCTCATGAAGGATTTTCCGGCGAACCGGCTGGTGAGTCATCTGGCGGGTTGCGCCCTGACCCACGGCTGTCCCGCCGCCAAGAACCTCGCGCTGGGCCGTTTCGAATGCCCGCTGCCCACCGCGCAGACCTGCAATGCCCGCTGCGTCGGGTGCATCTCCGAGCAGCCGGAGGATTCCGGCTTTCCCTCGCCGCAGTGCCGCATCAAATTTCGGCCCACGCCGGAAGAAATCGTGCAGATCATGCAGCGACATGAATCCCGCGAGAGGCGGCCCATATTCTCTTTCGGACAGGGATGCGAGGGTGAGCCGCTCATGGAAGCGGAGCTCATCGCCGAGGCGGTGAAATCCTATCGCGACGAGGGCGGTACAGGAACGGTCAACATCAACACCAACGGGTCCCGGCCCCAGACGCTGCCCGCG is a genomic window of Desulfovibrio oxyclinae DSM 11498 containing:
- a CDS encoding radical SAM protein, which produces MASKKKPQPRMLFADKDGQIYDHPDLLLLCRRGDEFGLPRPDEIIPLPEESEFFMLPGRHAMGYNAESGSVEVMEDLAVAAFACPAHTVTGVSAYESDEDAPALPLLSYAAIGYADGRFWICAKKVDEDQRQVFSKIAPDRVEAGAHQLMKDFPANRLVSHLAGCALTHGCPAAKNLALGRFECPLPTAQTCNARCVGCISEQPEDSGFPSPQCRIKFRPTPEEIVQIMQRHESRERRPIFSFGQGCEGEPLMEAELIAEAVKSYRDEGGTGTVNINTNGSRPQTLPALKLAGVNSLRISLNSTRKDLYEAYYRPVNYAWEDVRETIRRAHEVGMFVSLNLLFFPGVTDTEEEFDSIVELGEETRFDFIQLRNLNMDPELYMNLAKPFVNGPSMGFNNFRKRLRKALPWIKFGYFNPYLG